In the genome of Monodelphis domestica isolate mMonDom1 chromosome 2, mMonDom1.pri, whole genome shotgun sequence, one region contains:
- the LOC100021773 gene encoding quinone oxidoreductase-like protein 2: MAAAGLAQCLSHRLVPRTLQTWLLYRKDKPGCCRYYRAAICRKLKDPLAIEEVPSRPIQPDEVRVDVHFCGVNFADILTCRGRYQESPPLPFTPGIELAGQVMETGTNVSTVKEGDRVISVINFNTMAEQCIVDQKKLWQIPEGVSYQEAAALPVCYGTAILALEQRARTQPGETVLVTAAAGATGLALIDVASNILQAKVIAAAGSDEKCKLALQRGAKSAVNYSRGNMKEELKKLTGGQGVNVVIEAVGGDVCLAALHSLAWEGRMVVIGFAGGSILSIPSNLLLVKNTSVMGIYSTRYLKENFPLFSKYMSSILQYCQEGSIKPHIGRIFKLEEINEAFEHVTQRKTTGKVILSVK, from the exons ATGGCTGCAGCTGGGTTAGCACAGTGTCTGTCCCATCGTCTGGTTCCTAGGACTCTCCAAACCTGGCTGCTATACAG AAAGGACAAGCCTGGCTGTTGTCGCTACTACAGGGCAGCAATCTGCAGGAAGCTGAAGGACCCCTTGGCTATTGAGGAAGTTCCCTCTCGTCCTATCCAGCCTGATGAG GTCAGAGTTGATGTCCATTTCTGTGGGGTTAACTTTGCAGACATCTTGACCTGCCGGGGACGGTATCAGGAGAGTCCACCACTTCCCTTCACACCTG GAATAGAGCTTGCGGGACAGGTAATGGAGACAGGCACGAATGTCAGCACAGTAAAAGAG GGAGATCGGGTCATTAGTGTGATTAACTTTAACACCATGGCTGAACAATGCATTGTTGATCAGAAG AAATTGTGGCAGATTCCAGAAGGAGTCTCCTACCAAGAAGCTGCTGCCCTTCCTGTATGCTATGgcactgccatcttggctctggagCAGCGGGCACGGACACAGCCTGG gGAAACTGTTTTGGTGACAGCAGCAGCTGGAGCCACAGGACTTGCCTTGATAGATGTAGCATCAAACATTCTCCAGGCCAAG GTGATTGCAGCCGCTGGAAGTGATGAGAAATGCAAGCTGGCACTGCAGAGAGGGGCGAAGTCCGCTGTGAATTACAGTCGGGGCAACATGAAGGAGGAACTGAAGAAGCTAACAGGCGGGCAGGGGGTCAATGTGGTCATTGAAGCTGTGGGAGGTGATGTCTGCCTGGCTGCACTCCACAG cCTGGCTTGGGAGGGCAGGATGGTGGTGATAGGCTTTGCAGGAGGATCCATTCTGTCCATTCCATCCAATCTGCTCCTGGTGAAGAACACGTCAGTCATGGGAATCTACTCGACCCGATATCTGAAGGAGAATTTCCCACTCTTCTCAAAGTATATGTCCTCAATTCTTCAGTACTGCCAGGAAGGATCCATCAAGCCACACATTGGAAGAATCTTTAAGCTGGAAGAG ATCAATGAAGCCTTTGAGCATGTGACCCAGCGCAAAACTACAGGCAAGGTGATTCTTTCTGTTAAATGA